From one Triticum urartu cultivar G1812 chromosome 3, Tu2.1, whole genome shotgun sequence genomic stretch:
- the LOC125543404 gene encoding probable receptor-like protein kinase At5g18500, protein MEAPSSSPTLQDHLSRPTGPLHLKVWEVVCIALGVFMAVIFFLTVWLTMRSRKRTRRASANIPVTQIPAISKEIKEVRVEQVPATDFGAHDGVLLTIQDKPGDRESDKVMVHLGVSKSRRGDESHSGSFRYMDKDAGFQSAEEGGSGTFRQASTHGITAPSPLVGLPEFSYLGWGHWFTLRDLELATNRFSKDNIIGEGGYGVVYRGEIVNGTPVAVKKLLNNLGQAEKEFRVEVEAIGHVRHKNLVRLLGYCVEGTQRILVYEYVNNGNLEQWLHGAMSHRGSLTWEARIKILLGTAKALAYLHEAIEPKVVHRDIKSSNILIDDDFDAKVSDFGLAKLLGAGKSHVTTRVMGTFGYVAPEYANTGLLNEKSDIYSFGVVILEAITGRDPVDYGRPANEVNLVDWLKMMVASRRSEEVVDPTIETRPSTRVLKRALLTALRCVDPDSEKRPKMGQVVRMLESDDPIPRVDRRSRHNRGGSTEMDSQRENSDTDKSDNPDSKPSRSRASSSK, encoded by the exons ATGGAGGCGCCTTCGTCATCCCCTACTCTGCAAGATCATCTCTCCCGGCCAACTGGCCCCTTGCATCTCAAAGTATGGGAGGTTGTATGCATTGCCTTGGGAGTGTTCATGGCGGTCATCTTCTTTTTAACTGTCTGGCTCACTATGCGGAGTAGGAAGAGGACCAGACGAGCATCTGCAAATATCCCAGTCACCCAAATCCCTGCCATTTCCAAGGAAATCAAGGAAGTGAGGGTGGAGCAAGTCCCTGCAACTGACTTTGGGGCGCATGACGGAGTCCTGCTAACGATCCAAGACAAGCCTGGTGACCGGGAATCAGACAAGGTCATGGTCCATTTGGGTGTAAGCAAATCGAGACGTGGGGATGAGAGCCACTCAGGGTCATTCCGTTACATGGACAAGGATGCAGGCTTTCAATCAGCTGAAGAAGGAGGGTCGGGAACTTTTCGTCAAGCTTCAACTCATGGAATAACCGCCCCTTCACCTTTGGTTGGCTTGCCAGAGTTCTCCTACCTTGGCTGGGGTCATTGGTTTACTTTGAGGGATTTGGAACTTGCCACTAACCGTTTTTCCAAGGATAACATTATTGGTGAGGGTGGATATGGTGTAGTTTATCGTGGTGAGATCGTCAATGGCACTCCTGTTGCTGTCAAAAAGCTTCTCAATAACCT AGGGCAAGCTGAGAAGGAATTCAGAGTAGAAGTTGAGGCTATTGGTCATGTTCGCCACAAGAACTTAGTCCGTCTTCTTGGTTACTGTGTGGAGGGTACTCAGAG GATACTTGTCTATGAATATGTGAACAATGGAAACCTAGAGCAATGGCTTCATGGAGCTATGAGTCACCGGGGCTCCCTTACATGGGAGGCCCGCATAAAGATTCTTCTAGGGACAGCTAAAGC GCTTGCTTACTTGCATGAGGCAATTGAACCGAAAGTCGTGCACCGTGATATCAAATCTAGCAATATTTTGATTGATGATGATTTTGACGCTAAAGTATCAGATTTTGGTTTAGCCAAGCTTCTTGGTGCCGGCAAGAGTCATGTAACTACTCGGGTTATGGGAACCTTTGG CTATGTGGCACCAGAATATGCGAACACTGGACTGTTGAATGAGAAAAGTGACATTTACAGCTTTGGAGTTGTTATTCTAGAGGCAATTACAGGGAGGGATCCTGTTGACTATGGTCGCCCGGCAAATGAG GTAAATCTGGTTGACTGGTTAAAAATGATGGTTGCTAGCAGGCGTTCAGAGGAGGTGGTGGATCCCACCATAGAGACACGGCCTTCGACAAGGGTTCTCAAGCGTGCACTTCTAACAGCTTTGAGGTGCGTGGATCCGGATTCAGAAAAGAGACCGAAGATGGGTCAAGTTGTGCGGATGCTGGAGTCAGATGACCCAATTCCTCGTGTG GACAGGAGATCGAGGCATAACCGCGGGGGGAGCACCGAAATGGACTCCCAACGGGAGAACTCCGACACGGACAAGAGTGACAACCCAGATTCCAAACCGAGCAGGAGCAGAGCATCATCTTCCAAATGA